The Setaria viridis chromosome 9, Setaria_viridis_v4.0, whole genome shotgun sequence sequence GTTATTTATTTAAGAAGAGTAATGGCGAAGTAGCAAGAAATCTGCAAAGGAAAAAAGCGTCAGGATTTGCAAGAACGTGACATGTTGAACTCCACGTGCCATTCCTTCATCCGCCTCACCGCTCAACTGCTACTATGTCCTACGACAATATAAAAAGCAGCGAcactgcccgccgccgccgccacagcgaCATCATCGGAGACCACAGCGATGGAAGCCCGACCCAGCAGGATAGAATGCCCGGAGCCCCCCAAGGAGCCCGAGCCGACGAACCCCGGCCGGGTGTTCGACACCGAGCGCGTCGCGCCGAGGGACGCCACGGAGTCGGCCACGGAGCAGCTCGCGCgcggcggcagccgcggcgacggcgccgtcgaCGAGACGTACGACACCAGGGTCAAGATCGCGGAGGCGCTGGAGGGGTCGGCCAGGGCCATCGGGGACAAGCCCGTGGAGCCGTCCGACGCCGCGGCGATacgcgcggcggaggcgagcgccgtcggcggcggcgcgggccgcgcggccgtcgtcgtcccagGCGGGGTCGTCGAGCGGGCGCaggccgcggtggcggccaACGCTCGCCTCGCGCTCGTCGGCGAGGACAAGGTCACCATGAACGACGTCCTGACGGTAACCACGCCCTGCACGCACGTGAACTCTGATCGAACGCGTCCGTGGAGGTTGATTTTGTTGTCGCGCCGACGACGTCGTGCctgctgccttttttttttcagtgggAGGCGACGATGAGGCTGCCGACGGGCAAGGCGGTGACGAGCGAGGTCGCGGCGGCAGCTGCGGAGGCGGAAGCGGCGAACGACCCCCGAGGGAAGACGAACCCGCGTGGGGTGAGCGCGGCGCTCGACATGGCGGCGAAGCACAATTCTGAACACGCGCAAGCGTCATGAACGGAGAGGAGCCCAGGCACGCCCTTTCGATCGGCGCAAGGGCAACTTGATCGTAGTCTGTTCGATGAGTTTCACAGTTAGCTTCATCATAGACTGTCCATGGCGAACTAATCAACCTTGCGTCGGATTAGCACTGAATTCACCGTTGAGCTCTGTGCGCGTGGAAAATCAGTGTTCTTGCTGCCATGGAACTTGGAACTTGTACTGCTGTTTCCACGAAATTCTGAACTCTGATTATCGTACAGTGGCTTTGCCGAATCAAGATTTATTCGTTACTCTGCCGCAAAAGAATTACGGATCAACCTGACATGACGCAAATGCCGAGAGGAAAACGTGAAACGAAGTCGGAAGGCAGGGACGCCGGCCGAACGCGccacgcccgcgccggccgaaCGCGCACTGCCGCGACACGGGTACGAGCGCTGGAGCCTGACGACACGAGACACGAGGGCATGGCATGGGCAGCCGCACCTGCTTCCATGCATCGCGAGCGTTCCGCGAGGCTCCGCATGGATGGCACCTGCCGGTTCGCCGACCCCACCGCGCCGAGCAAAGGCGACCACGGACATGCCGTCGTGGACGTGCCCCCAGAAAACCAAGCGCCATAGCGCCTCCGGACACAGCTCCACGTCGCCCCGGCTCCCTTGCGTGTCCCCGCCACGCGCCTCCATGCCTGCCGCTCTAGCCTCTAGCTCTAGCTCGCGGCCTACCTGTATATATGGCGCGCCAAGCCGCCAGCTCGACCTCAGCGCTTGGCACTGGCTAGTGGCCGTACGTGTCCGTGGAGGAGATCGCCATGAGCCAGGGGCAACCGAGAAGGCCGCCGCAGGGCGAGGCGGCCCCGCAGGTCAGGCAGGTGCCGGACCAGCCCATCAAGTACGGCGACGTGTTCGACGTCACGGGCGACCTGGCCGACCGGCCCGTGGCGCCCAGGGACGCCGCGCTGCTGCAGTCGGCGGAGCAGGCCGTGCTGGGCCGGACGCAGAGGGGcgggcccgccgccgtcctgcagTCCGCGGCCGCGCTCAACGCGCGCGCGGGCCACGTCGGGAAGGGCCAGATCACGGGacccgccaccgacgccggcgccaccgtcaCGGAAGCCGAGCTCCCGGGCCTCCGCGTCGTCACCGAGTCCGTCGGTGGGCAGGCCGTGGCGAAGCTcgtgaccccggcgccggtcgTGGCGACGGACCCGTCGGGCGCGGCGGACCAGGACGCGGTGACCATCGGCCGCGCGCTGGAGGCCgtggccgccacggccgccggggGCAAGCCGGTGGACCAGAGCGACGCGGCTGCCGTCCAGGCCGCCGAGATGTGCGCCACGGCGTCAAGCGCCACCGGaggcgtggccgcggcggcgcaggcggcggccgaccacaacgcccgcgccgcgcgcgacgAGGACAAGGTCAAGCTCCGCGACGTCCTCTCGGTGCGCTCTACTCAGCTTTCCCTCTCTCTTGTCTTTTGATTCGCACAGCTGTGGCTGGTAGTGACTGTGCGGACCTTGGACTTGGATGGCCTGTGCGCGCAGAACGCGAGGGAGAAGATGCCGGCGGACAGGGGAGCAACGGGGGAGGACGCCGAGAGGGTCGTGTCTGCTGAGATACGGAACAAGCTGGACATGACGACCACGCTGGGCGGTGTCGCGGAAGCGGTGACCACCGCGGCGAGGCTCAACCAGGAGCGCCCGTAGCGTACTGTGTCCGTTTTAACATGGAAGACTGGAAGTGTACGAAAGCACGTACGTATGCAGGAGTCTACTCTTGCTCTCTCTTGTAAAAAGATGTGAATATCGCTGAATGTAGCGGCAATAAGCCTTTTGTGAATTCAATGTCTGTCTCCATGTCAAACTTCGTACTATACCAGAACTGAAATTCAGAACGAGACACAGAAACTGCTATATGTGATGCAAGACTTTTTTTTAAGTCAGGAGGATGCCGGCCTGAAAACAGCCTTAGTAGTCTGAGTTCAGGACACAGGTGAaccttaaattttttttaaaaaaagcgaAATAACATGATGCGATGCTGTCCTCTACTTCCAATCAGGAGAGAGCAGGCCTGATTCTCTCAGTTCTTTTTAGTGATCCAATGGAGGATTTTATAGACAGGAAATTTCAGTGTGACATGACATGAACATACAAAGTATGTGCTGCTCAACAGACAGATGCGCGCTGCTGTTCATTGCCCGACAATGGGCGCAGCTTCCCCGTGGAAAAAGGGCAGGTGACTGCATACCAAATAAAACATCAAAATGTTTATCCGGCTAGTAGCACCTGCTGTTCATGGCTTAGGAAAATCAGAATAAATGGATGAGAATGGTGCCATACGGTTTTTAGATGTAAGGTTATCACATCACGGTGGCTGAAGATGCAAATGGGCCAACAGCTAATGCTATGCTGAATCTCTGAACCCGCAGTCGGCAAGGCAGGTAGTGATGTCTGTTCTTAACCAATCAGAAGAAATAAAAATCGAAGTAGCCATCGCCACAAAGCTCTAGTTTTCAGCTCAAGGCCAAGTATCTAAATTTGTGGAAGTCCATCAGAAATCTGAACCCGCCAGCGAAAATGTTTTGGAAACCTGGGTGAAACCAAAGGGACATGTTTGTGAAGATCGACAGCTCGACACTGAGAGTTTTTAATTAGGATACGAGTTACGTAGCAAACCAAGGAAACTGCTCAATCTTATGTTTTAGCGAATCCAGTAGGGAATAGAAAGGTACCATTTTTTTACACCCACAACGCCATGAGATGCCGCAGAATAAATCCAGTCGAAGTTCCTTCAGTCACGCTGTAGTACCGGACCCGGTGGCTGTTGCCGGTGATCAGGTCGCCATTCTCGTGGAGCTTCAGGGAGAACACCGTCACTCGAAGCAGATAGCGATATGTCCGGGTCCGGGGTTCCTCTTCGTCGACCTCACcgtcatcgtcttcgtcttcccgTGCGACCTCCGTGTAGAATTGATTCTGCTCGGTAACATTGTTCTTCATCTTGTCCTCAATAATGCAGACGCACTCCACGAGGCAGAATCTGCTCCTGCTCTTGCCTCCCATGTAGACCAGGGTGGCTCCGACATGCGTCTCGGCGGGGTCCTCGCTCCTTGCTGAACTTCCATGCCGGAGGCTGCCCGTCGCCGGTGTCAGAGGATCGGCGGATACCACGTCGCAAGCGCAGATGCGGCTGTAGTAGTCGCAAGAGCAGATGCGGCCGTGGTCGTCCTGGTATCTGACGAAGCAAATCCCAACCCAGGTGTTCAGCTCTTATCTGACTAATACAAAGCAGAGACCCGGCACCTCACCATGCTCGCCATGGCTCGGAGCATGGCTGACACACGCGCTCTAGACGGCGAACGGCACCTGCGCGGCTGCGCCTCGTTGGGTGGCGCCGTTCTTGGCGAAGTGGCGAGGACGTTCCAGCTGGAGGAGGACCCtgcgtggatggcgtggtgtcATGGCGCGAGGGGGAACAGCTTCGCTGCGGTCGCAGCGGGCGTCTGGGCCTCGGGGGATCGTCGGAGTCGGACGAAGGATTTTCTCCGGAAAAACGACAAAATGGTTTATTTGCAAAATATTGTATCGTGATTAATAGGCACGATCAGGGAAATATTTTGCATAAAGACTTCTAATTTGGATCGCgcctattaatcgcgatccaaactaGGGTCTAATTTGTAAAATGTCCAGACATGCTAACGGGGCCCGCCGGAAACGCGCGAGGCGACGAGGGTAAAGGGGAAGAGGAGCCACGTTGCAGAGGGGAAGAGGAGCTGCCGGAAACGCGAGAGCCACATGTCCTCGACGACGAGAGCATCGGTAATCCTCGTGCAGCTGCGTTGTTTCCAGCCGGAGAACCCCTCCTCCGGCATGTGGAAGGTGAACGTGGCGCTGGTGACCAACCCGACGCTGACGAAGATGGTTCGCGCGGGGTGCACGGCGTAGGAGGTGACACACCCGACGTCGAATGGCGCGGGCGGGAGCGCGCGACACGcctgggcggcgccgccgggctcgTCCGCCGGCGACGGGCTGAGCAGGTGGAAGGACTTGTGGCACAGGGCGAAGAGCCGGTCGCCGACCGAGAACAGGAGGCCCATCTTTACAACAAGCGTGTGCGGGCTTGCGGCAATTTCCTTGCTGCCATCTAAAAAATAGCTTGTTGTgcaaaaaaccaaaacaatctCCGAATTACTCGGAAAAAAACATTAACTcaaatttcttttttgaaaataaaggaACGATCT is a genomic window containing:
- the LOC117835041 gene encoding late embryogenesis abundant protein D-34 — encoded protein: MSQGQPRRPPQGEAAPQVRQVPDQPIKYGDVFDVTGDLADRPVAPRDAALLQSAEQAVLGRTQRGGPAAVLQSAAALNARAGHVGKGQITGPATDAGATVTEAELPGLRVVTESVGGQAVAKLVTPAPVVATDPSGAADQDAVTIGRALEAVAATAAGGKPVDQSDAAAVQAAEMCATASSATGGVAAAAQAAADHNARAARDEDKVKLRDVLSNAREKMPADRGATGEDAERVVSAEIRNKLDMTTTLGGVAEAVTTAARLNQERP
- the LOC117840323 gene encoding late embryogenesis abundant protein 3, with the protein product MEARPSRIECPEPPKEPEPTNPGRVFDTERVAPRDATESATEQLARGGSRGDGAVDETYDTRVKIAEALEGSARAIGDKPVEPSDAAAIRAAEASAVGGGAGRAAVVVPGGVVERAQAAVAANARLALVGEDKVTMNDVLTWEATMRLPTGKAVTSEVAAAAAEAEAANDPRGKTNPRGVSAALDMAAKHNSEHAQAS